Proteins encoded within one genomic window of Microtus ochrogaster isolate Prairie Vole_2 linkage group LG4, MicOch1.0, whole genome shotgun sequence:
- the Tnfaip3 gene encoding tumor necrosis factor alpha-induced protein 3, protein MAEQILPQALYLSNMRKAVKIRERTPEDIFKPTNGIIHHFKTMHRYTLEMFRMCQFCPQFREIIHKALIDRSVQASLESQKRLNWCREVRKLVALKTNGDGNCLMHATCQYMWGVQDTDLVLRKALFSTLKETDTRNFKFRWQLESLKSQEFVETGLCYDTRNWNEEWGSLVKMASADTAAARSGLQYNSLEEIHIFVLSNILRRPIIVIADKMLRSLESGSNFAPLKVGGIYLPLHWPAQECYRYPIVLGYDSQHFVPLVTLKDSGPEIRAVPLVNRERGRFEDLKVHFLTVPESEMKEKLLKEYLMVMEIPVQGWDPGTTHLINAAKLDEANLPKEINLVDDYFELVQHEYKKWQENNERGRRGAHAQNPLEPSTPQLSLMDVKCETPNCPFFMSVNTQPLCHECSERRQKNQSKLPKLNSKLGPEGLPGVGLGTSAWSPEETAGGPHSAPPTAPSLFLFSETTAMKCRSPGCPFTLNVQHNGLCERCHNARQLNASHTADPGKCQACLQDVTRTFNGICSTCFKRTTAEPSSSLTSSVPPSCHQRSKSDPSQLIQSLSPHSCHRTGNDVPSGCLSQAARTPGDRTGTSKCRKAGCMYFGTPENKGFCTLCFIEYRENKQFVTASGKASSTAPRFQNNVPCLGRECGTLGSTMFEGYCQKCFIEAQNQRFHEAKRTEEQLRSSQRRDMPRTTQGASRPKCARASCKNILACRSEELCMECQHLSQRVSTVAHRGDPTPEEPPKQRCRAPACDHFGNAKCNGYCNECFQFKQMYG, encoded by the exons ATGGCTGAACAAATTCTTCCTCAGGCGCTGTATTTGAGCAATATGCGGAAAGCGGTGAAGATAAGAGAGAGAACCCCAGAGGACATCTTCAAACCTACCAATGGGATCATTCATCATTTTAAAACCATGCACCGATACACGCTGGAGATGTTCAGAATGTGCCAGTTTTGCCCACAGTTCCGGGAGATCATCCACAAAGCTCTTATTGACAGAAGTGTCCAGGCTTCCTTGGAAAGCCAGAAGAGGCTTAACTGGTGTCGTGAAGTCAGGAAGCTGGTGGCTCTGAAAACCAACG GTGATGGAAACTGCCTCATGCATGCAACTTGTCAGTACATGTGGGGTGTTCAGGATACGGATTTGGTCCTGAGGAAGGCCCTCTTCAGCACCCTTaaggagacagacacacggaACTTTAAATTCCGCTGGCAGCTGGAGTCTCTGAAATCTCAAGAGTTTGTGGAAACAGGACTGTGCTACGACACTCGG AACTGGAATGAGGAATGGGGCAGCTTGGTCAAAATGGCATCGGCAGACACAGCTGCAGCCCGGAGTGGACTTCAGTACAATtccctggaagaaatccacataTTTGTCCTCAGCAACATCCTCAGGAGACCCATCATTGTCATTGCAG ACAAAATGCTAAGAAGTTTGGAATCCGGTTCCAATTTTGCTCCTTTGAAAGTGGGTGGCATTTACCTGCCTCTCCACTGGCCTGCCCAGGAATGCTACAGATACCCCATTGTCCTAGGCTATGACAGCCAGCACTTTGTACCCCTGGTGACCCTGAAGGACAGTGGACCTG aaatccGAGCTGTTCCCCTCGTTAACAGAGAGCGGGGAAGATTTGAAGACCTAAAAGTTCACTTTCTGACAGTCCCTGAAAGTGAGATGAAGGAGAAGCTGTTAAAGGAATACTTGATGGTGATGGAAATCCCCGTGCAAGGCTGGGACCCCGGCACCACTCACCTCATCAACGCCGCAAA GTTGGATGAAGCTAACTTACCCAAAGAAATAAATCTGGTAGACGATTACTTTGAACTTGTTCAGCATGAATACAAGAAGTGGCAGGAAAACAATGAGCGGGGCAGGAGAGGGGCGCATGCACAGAACCCTTTGGAGCCTTCCACGCCCCAGCTGTCACTCATGGATGTAAAATGTGAGACACCCAACTGTCCTTTCTTTATGTCCGTGAACACTCAACCGTTATGCCATGAATGCTCAGAGAGGCGCCAAAAGAACCAGAGCAAGCTCCCAAAGCTGAACTCGAAGCTGGGCCCTGAAGGACTCCCAGGAGTGGGACTTGGCACCTCAGCCTGGAGCCCAGAGGAAACAGCTGGAGGACCTCATTCGGCCCCGCCCACCGCACCCAGCCTTTTTCTGTTCAGCGAGACCACAGCAATGAAGTGCAGGAGCCCCGGTTGCCCTTTTACATTGAATGTGCAACATAATGGACTCTGTGAGCGTTGCCACAATGCCCGGCAGCTCAATGCCAGCCACACTGCAGATCCTGGTAAGTGCCAAGCCTGCCTTCAGGATGTCACTCGGACGTTTAATGGCATCTGCAGTACCTGTTTCAAAAGGACTACAGCAGAGCCCTCTTCCAGTCTCACTTCCAGTGTCCCTCCCTCCTGTCACCAGCGCTCCAAGTCTGACCCCTCACAGCTCATCCAAAGTCTCTCCCCACACTCTTGCCATCGAACTGGAAATGACGTCCCTTCTGGCTGCCTTTCCCAGGCAGCGCGAACTCCGGGTGACAGGACGGGGACAAGCAAGTGCAGAAAAGCTGGCTGCATGTATTTTGGGACTCCAGAAAACAAGGGCTTCTGCACGCTGTGTTTCATcgaatacagagaaaataaac AGTTTGTCACCGCTTCTGGGAAAGCCAGTTCCACAGCCCCCAGGTTCCAGAACAACGTCCCGTGCCTGGGCAGGGAGTGCGGCACCCTCGGGAGCACCATGTTCGAAGGGTATTGTCAGAAGTGCTTCATTGAAGCTCAGAACCAGAGGTTTCACGAAGCCAAAAGGACGGAAGAGCAACTG AGATCCAGCCAGCGCAGAGACATGCCTCGAACCACGCAGGGAGCCTCGAGACCTAAGTGTGCCCGGGCCTCCTGCAAGAACATCCTGGCCTGTCGCAGCGAGGAACTATGCATGGAGTGCCAGCACCTGAGCCAGCGAGTCAGCACTGTTGCCCACCGGGGTGACCCCACTCCTGAAGAGCCCCCTAAACAGCGCTGCCGGGCCCCTGCCTGTGATCACTTCGGCAATGCCAAGTGCAACGGTTACTGCAATGAGTGCTTCCAGTTCAAGCAGATGTATGGCTAA